A window from Mycoplasma phocoeninasale encodes these proteins:
- the nusA gene encoding transcription termination factor NusA, which produces MNESNLNSKDFFREIYNLSKIKNIDEDKVFELIKKAISKIILEEYDESAELEFILDKKNLNFKVINHKKTVIDDPKSHNDIDNISRCIEVPISIAKKIDPNVEVNDDISEEINFDDFQKKDYIRISSAFFQYLRELEHQMIYAKYLNKIGEIAKAKINYLTKSGIILELSDGAAAYMPPSSTNAKITNKLRPGDFIDVYIEEVKEESKNAQVIVSSVESKLINKLFEQEVPEIANGYIEIVKIARIPGERSKVAIRKTDLAPVGLQEIGCIMGDHSHRINAISALLGGEKIDVILYSNNQKEFIINAMNPSKVIDVIANDNGKKSMYPSYYVIVPNTQHTLAIGRKGQNVSLASELTRVKLDILSQSQAIEKNIAFNIENGNVTEEEIRQLESGKRLHSNFRKKSNRPATGMLDNTFDINEFDEVLAEMRQKAQQNDGIFEKQMFSNEFDEELEETLNKIEESFSEDDEFKDEDVYSDLIENVVNEKPDYEKITTTKMKDFKKDDDLAAGLDDIDLSDLDDENW; this is translated from the coding sequence ATGAATGAATCAAACCTTAATTCAAAAGATTTTTTTAGAGAAATATATAATCTCTCAAAAATTAAAAATATTGATGAAGATAAAGTTTTTGAATTAATTAAAAAAGCAATTTCAAAAATTATTTTAGAGGAATATGATGAAAGTGCCGAATTAGAATTTATTTTAGATAAAAAAAATCTTAATTTCAAAGTTATTAATCACAAAAAAACCGTTATTGATGATCCAAAAAGTCATAATGATATTGACAACATTAGCCGCTGCATTGAAGTCCCAATTAGTATTGCTAAAAAAATTGATCCAAATGTTGAAGTGAATGATGACATTTCTGAAGAGATTAATTTTGATGATTTTCAGAAAAAAGATTACATTAGAATATCATCGGCTTTCTTTCAATATTTACGTGAATTAGAGCACCAAATGATTTATGCCAAATATTTAAATAAAATTGGTGAAATAGCAAAAGCTAAAATTAATTATTTAACTAAGAGTGGTATTATTCTCGAACTATCTGACGGTGCTGCGGCATACATGCCACCATCAAGTACTAATGCAAAAATCACAAACAAGCTAAGACCCGGAGATTTTATTGATGTTTATATTGAAGAAGTAAAAGAAGAGAGCAAAAATGCTCAAGTTATTGTTTCTTCTGTTGAATCTAAACTAATAAACAAACTATTTGAACAAGAAGTTCCTGAAATTGCTAACGGCTACATTGAAATTGTTAAAATTGCCAGAATTCCCGGAGAAAGATCGAAAGTTGCAATTCGAAAAACTGACTTAGCCCCAGTTGGCTTACAAGAAATCGGTTGCATTATGGGAGATCACTCACATAGAATTAACGCTATTTCTGCCTTATTAGGTGGAGAAAAAATTGATGTTATTTTATATTCAAATAATCAAAAAGAATTTATTATTAATGCAATGAATCCATCAAAGGTTATCGACGTTATCGCAAATGATAATGGTAAAAAATCAATGTACCCTTCATATTATGTAATTGTTCCTAATACTCAACATACTTTAGCAATTGGAAGAAAAGGTCAAAATGTTAGCTTAGCATCAGAATTAACTCGGGTAAAATTAGACATTCTAAGCCAAAGTCAAGCAATTGAAAAAAATATTGCCTTTAACATCGAAAATGGTAATGTTACTGAAGAGGAAATTAGACAACTTGAATCAGGAAAAAGACTTCATTCTAACTTTAGAAAGAAATCAAATAGACCAGCAACTGGAATGTTAGATAATACATTTGATATTAATGAATTTGATGAGGTTTTGGCTGAAATGAGACAAAAAGCTCAACAAAATGATGGCATCTTTGAAAAACAAATGTTTTCAAATGAATTTGATGAGGAGCTTGAAGAAACTCTAAATAAAATCGAAGAAAGTTTTTCGGAAGATGATGAATTCAAGGATGAAGATGTTTATTCAGATCTAATTGAGAATGTTGTAAATGAAAAACCTGATTATGAAAAAATTACAACTACAAAAATGAAGGATTTCAAAAAAGATGATGATTTAGCTGCTGGATTAGATGATATTGACTTGAGTGATTTAGATGATGAAAACTGATAG
- a CDS encoding helix-hairpin-helix domain-containing protein translates to MATSIQNVAKKLKLTETQVANTLNLLQDGATIPFISRYRKNITGGLDEDTVAKISSFYLYDVELEKRKEYVLAILEEKQLLTDELKNKITNSETKQEVENIYEPFKIGKKTKASDAIAMGLEPLARMIMENEDDKFNMYHEARKYFNDKLTTEEEVLAQTKFIIAQIVSQDIKAREFVKSQLYNFGTIVTKLKKNAEDEKKIFEQYYDYHEKVSRIPNHRILAISRAEDKKVTSYDITYNEKILIFNLNRMFFKNKRTAKLIQECILDALDRLLIPSIIREIKNDLFTRAEDDAIKIFASNLEKMLLWPATKDKRILAIDPAFTNGCKMAMIDENGNFIDKAIIYPHNHSQEKWFEAVSTVNNFITKYKVDLIVIGNGTASRETEEFVAKLLNHRKSSGKYPNEDIKFAIVSEVGASVYSASKIAQEEFPDLTLEYRSAINIGRRFQDPLNELIKIDPKSLGVGQYQHDVDQKRLGQELDYKINKVVNLVGVDLNTATKHILSYISGLSNSIAENIIEYRKEIVKFNSRNQLKDVKGLGPKAYEQSVGFLRIHDSEKFYDKTNIHPESYELADRIVDYLKIDLQNIDRKALESIDREEIVKSLGINIYDVNLIIDSLIAPEKDIRDDKNGFLVSDKILTMNDIEVGQEIIGQIQNVTDFGAFAFIGLKENVLIHITNMKKFDGQRINHPLDVVSVGDNLLIKIIDIDKDRNRIQGKIIWK, encoded by the coding sequence ATGGCAACTTCAATTCAAAATGTAGCCAAGAAACTTAAATTAACAGAAACACAAGTAGCAAATACTTTAAATTTATTGCAAGATGGTGCTACAATTCCATTTATTTCCCGTTATCGGAAAAATATTACGGGGGGATTAGATGAGGATACAGTAGCTAAAATCAGCTCTTTCTATCTATATGATGTAGAACTAGAAAAGCGAAAAGAATATGTTCTGGCTATCTTAGAAGAAAAACAACTACTAACTGATGAACTCAAAAACAAAATTACAAACTCGGAAACTAAACAAGAAGTTGAAAATATTTATGAACCATTCAAAATTGGTAAAAAAACCAAAGCATCTGATGCAATTGCTATGGGATTAGAACCACTAGCTAGAATGATTATGGAAAACGAAGATGATAAATTTAATATGTATCATGAAGCCCGTAAATACTTTAATGATAAATTAACTACCGAAGAAGAAGTTTTGGCACAAACCAAATTTATTATTGCACAAATTGTCTCACAAGACATCAAAGCAAGAGAATTTGTTAAATCACAATTATACAATTTTGGAACTATTGTCACAAAATTGAAAAAAAATGCGGAAGATGAAAAGAAAATCTTTGAGCAATACTACGACTATCACGAAAAAGTTTCTAGAATTCCTAACCACCGGATTTTAGCAATTTCAAGAGCTGAGGATAAAAAAGTTACTTCATACGATATTACATATAATGAGAAAATCCTGATTTTCAATCTAAATCGTATGTTCTTTAAAAATAAAAGAACGGCAAAATTAATTCAAGAGTGTATTCTTGACGCTTTAGATCGTTTGCTAATACCTTCAATTATTCGTGAAATTAAAAATGATTTATTTACAAGAGCAGAAGATGATGCAATTAAAATCTTTGCTTCTAATCTTGAAAAAATGCTGCTATGGCCAGCAACTAAAGATAAAAGAATTTTAGCAATTGACCCCGCCTTTACTAACGGCTGTAAAATGGCAATGATTGATGAAAATGGTAATTTCATAGATAAGGCAATTATTTATCCACATAATCACAGTCAAGAAAAATGATTTGAAGCTGTGTCAACAGTTAATAACTTTATTACAAAATATAAAGTCGATTTAATTGTTATTGGCAATGGAACAGCAAGTCGTGAAACTGAGGAATTTGTTGCTAAATTATTAAATCATCGTAAAAGCAGCGGCAAATATCCAAATGAAGATATCAAATTTGCTATTGTTAGCGAAGTTGGGGCTTCAGTTTATTCAGCTTCAAAAATTGCTCAAGAAGAATTTCCTGACCTAACGTTAGAATATCGTTCAGCAATTAATATCGGAAGAAGATTCCAAGACCCATTAAATGAACTTATTAAAATTGATCCAAAATCACTTGGAGTTGGACAGTATCAACACGATGTTGACCAAAAACGTCTAGGTCAAGAACTTGATTATAAAATTAATAAAGTTGTTAACCTAGTAGGAGTTGATCTAAATACTGCAACTAAACACATTTTGTCATACATTTCTGGGCTTTCTAATTCAATTGCTGAAAACATTATTGAATATCGTAAGGAAATTGTAAAGTTCAATTCAAGAAATCAACTTAAAGATGTTAAGGGATTAGGACCAAAAGCATATGAGCAATCAGTTGGGTTTTTACGAATCCATGATTCAGAAAAATTTTATGATAAAACTAATATTCACCCAGAAAGCTATGAGCTTGCTGACAGGATTGTTGATTATCTAAAAATTGACCTACAAAATATTGATAGAAAAGCACTTGAAAGTATTGATCGTGAAGAAATTGTTAAGTCACTGGGAATTAATATTTATGATGTAAACTTAATCATTGATTCACTAATTGCTCCCGAAAAAGACATTCGTGATGACAAAAACGGTTTTCTTGTTTCGGATAAGATTCTTACTATGAATGATATTGAAGTGGGACAAGAGATAATTGGCCAAATTCAAAATGTCACCGATTTTGGCGCATTTGCCTTCATTGGTTTAAAAGAAAATGTTTTAATTCATATTACTAACATGAAAAAATTTGATGGACAACGTATTAACCACCCACTTGATGTTGTTAGTGTTGGTGATAATCTACTAATTAAAATTATTGATATTGATAAAGATCGAAATCGAATTCAAGGTAAAATTATTTGAAAATAA
- the pip gene encoding prolyl aminopeptidase, with the protein MKLYDPIEPYNSGYLKVDKIHDIYYEEVGNPNGIPILFIHGGPGGGISESSRQYFDPKFYRVILFDQRGCGKSTPSACIKENTTMQLVNDIEKIREKLNIDKFILFGGSWGSALSLIYAINFPERVAAMILRGVFLAREEDDIWLYQGGASYFFPQEYEEFVSFCQESKRSNIIAAYHELLNSENREIAENAAYHWAKWELGLITLNKIPEIEEILADKKANLELARLENHYFYNHIFLEDRNYILNNTDKIKDIKTIIVHGRYDMDCRPIGAYLLHKKMKNSDLRIIAASGHSTKELKISEALVDACEEIKTYL; encoded by the coding sequence ATGAAATTGTATGATCCAATTGAGCCGTACAACAGCGGATATTTAAAAGTTGATAAAATTCATGATATTTACTATGAAGAAGTTGGCAATCCCAACGGAATTCCTATTCTTTTCATTCACGGAGGGCCAGGCGGAGGGATTTCTGAGTCGAGTCGCCAATATTTTGATCCGAAGTTTTATCGTGTTATTTTGTTTGATCAAAGAGGATGCGGCAAGAGTACTCCAAGTGCCTGCATTAAAGAAAATACCACTATGCAATTAGTTAATGATATTGAAAAAATAAGAGAAAAATTAAATATTGATAAATTCATTTTATTCGGTGGCTCATGGGGCTCTGCATTAAGTTTAATTTATGCAATTAATTTTCCAGAGCGTGTTGCTGCGATGATTTTACGAGGTGTTTTTTTAGCAAGAGAAGAAGATGATATATGACTTTATCAAGGCGGTGCATCATATTTCTTCCCACAAGAATATGAAGAATTTGTTTCTTTTTGCCAAGAATCAAAGAGATCAAATATTATTGCGGCATATCATGAACTTTTAAATTCCGAGAATAGAGAAATTGCTGAAAATGCTGCTTATCATTGAGCAAAATGAGAGCTTGGCTTGATTACTTTAAACAAAATTCCGGAGATTGAAGAAATCTTAGCTGATAAAAAAGCTAATTTGGAATTAGCACGTCTAGAAAATCATTATTTTTATAATCACATTTTTTTAGAAGATCGTAATTATATTCTAAATAATACCGACAAAATTAAGGATATTAAAACCATTATTGTGCATGGACGTTATGATATGGATTGCCGCCCTATTGGTGCATATCTATTGCATAAGAAAATGAAAAATTCAGATCTAAGAATTATTGCTGCATCGGGCCATTCGACAAAAGAATTAAAAATTTCTGAGGCCTTAGTTGATGCCTGTGAAGAAATTAAAACATACCTATAA
- a CDS encoding 5-methylcytosine restriction system specificity protein McrC codes for MKKLRDNREIKKSEHFNFLQSNLFKRIANKTLKHLKESENFIIFPGDIDTKENDKKFIFHIVDDKARTGNIVGWLADNETKININSRFSSEDNDDYFLHYLILKNMKYSVNNQMISSDVNYEYYNILVFLFPYFLNQALKKGLYKKYIANNYNDHSFRGTINFVEHIKTNLPFNGKIAYQTRDFSYENDLNMLIRHTIEKIQKTNNKSILTNNLENIKNINLIKTITPNYSAKDLNLILNKNIKNKLKHRFFVEYADLQELCIHILNNKKTSYGLAKRKINGIIIDIAILWENYIATITANVLRHLKYKESWIYLFNKDSKNQMLSGKRKIYPDFILDNRIPIDTKYKETISKRDDYYQLISYLHVLGDEERLGSLSAYFIKPNLQNIGIEKIGELKGLGGSLYTYNFFIPKCDSFADFKNQMEQEECKLVTHLQQLISDDD; via the coding sequence ATGAAAAAATTAAGAGATAATCGCGAAATTAAGAAATCTGAACATTTTAATTTTCTTCAATCTAATTTGTTCAAAAGAATAGCAAATAAAACCTTAAAACACTTAAAAGAGAGTGAAAACTTCATTATTTTTCCAGGGGACATAGACACTAAAGAAAACGATAAGAAATTTATTTTTCATATCGTTGATGATAAAGCTCGAACTGGGAACATTGTTGGTTGATTAGCGGATAATGAAACAAAAATAAATATTAACTCTAGATTTAGTTCTGAAGATAATGATGACTATTTTTTACATTATTTAATTCTAAAAAATATGAAGTATAGCGTTAATAATCAAATGATAAGTAGTGATGTAAATTATGAATATTACAACATATTGGTCTTTTTGTTTCCATATTTTTTAAATCAGGCCCTAAAAAAGGGATTGTATAAAAAATATATTGCTAATAACTATAATGACCATAGTTTTCGAGGGACAATTAATTTTGTTGAACACATTAAAACTAATTTACCCTTTAATGGTAAGATAGCATATCAAACCAGAGATTTCAGCTATGAGAATGATCTCAATATGTTAATTAGACACACTATTGAAAAAATTCAAAAAACCAATAACAAATCAATCTTAACTAACAATTTAGAAAACATCAAAAATATTAATTTAATTAAAACAATCACTCCAAATTATTCTGCCAAAGACTTAAATTTAATTTTGAATAAAAACATCAAAAATAAATTAAAGCACAGATTTTTTGTTGAATATGCTGATTTGCAGGAATTATGCATTCACATTTTGAATAATAAAAAAACAAGTTATGGATTAGCAAAACGGAAAATAAATGGCATCATAATTGATATTGCAATTTTATGAGAGAATTACATTGCCACAATAACTGCTAATGTTTTAAGGCATCTAAAATACAAAGAGTCATGAATTTACCTATTTAATAAAGATAGCAAAAATCAAATGTTAAGTGGCAAACGCAAAATTTATCCAGATTTTATCTTGGATAACCGAATTCCAATTGATACCAAGTATAAAGAAACAATTAGCAAACGAGATGACTACTACCAATTAATTTCTTATTTACATGTGTTAGGTGATGAAGAACGCCTAGGATCGCTAAGTGCTTATTTTATCAAACCAAATCTTCAAAACATCGGCATAGAAAAAATTGGCGAACTAAAAGGTTTAGGAGGGTCGCTTTATACTTATAACTTTTTTATTCCAAAATGCGATTCATTTGCTGATTTTAAAAATCAAATGGAGCAAGAAGAGTGCAAACTAGTTACTCATCTACAGCAACTGATTAGTGATGATGATTAA
- a CDS encoding McrB family protein — MKDYKLNHENIQEFINWYKNEIESNPEKMEAMANRAKEIDDDRKKFTTIWTVDAIKNMPLEKYAMGFKSKDTFCYMLQYAQKVFNLVPTVGSSYYLIYWNKNENKYIYNEKYENVKEIYDNIKKSILEIIGISSIDEFKKIIEKNENIWLNATSFVIKIMNLYNGDKVICNILSTRAKNKFTYGRAIINYFFKKVKYNEFNEFRHYYNYFLTVNLIEEFKKHNIEMNGDKLTYLIEEKLFHDDENNNEDETDVEKQEFDNSVENVDEDDVKDDILIDNKQGSYKFGASHEDKFLIKHDIDEDKEESDDEMEIVDQIEYPDHVHEYANILGKHKNIILSGAPGIGKTYLAKQIAHCFNKNDKLSKRSINQVKLVQFHPSYDYSNFIQGIMPNKSGGFELRNGIFKKFIDKAKDDLDNNYIFIIDEINRGEISKIFGELFFLIEKDYRGEHWAIDSQYSYLSGEKFYIPENVYIIGTMNEVDRSIETLDIAMRRRFAFINIDAETSAKWMLKSDEIINFMTTVNNKIEEKLSEEYKLGASYFLGLDSGNESKEELWNLKIKPLLKECSLITSDIEEVEKIFLEDNE; from the coding sequence ATGAAAGATTATAAATTAAATCATGAGAATATTCAAGAGTTTATTAACTGATATAAAAACGAAATTGAATCTAATCCTGAAAAAATGGAGGCAATGGCAAATAGAGCAAAAGAAATTGACGATGATAGAAAAAAATTTACTACCATTTGAACTGTAGATGCAATAAAAAATATGCCGCTTGAAAAATATGCAATGGGTTTTAAAAGTAAGGACACTTTCTGCTATATGCTTCAATATGCACAAAAGGTATTTAACTTAGTTCCTACGGTAGGCTCGAGCTATTATTTAATATATTGAAACAAAAACGAGAATAAATACATATATAATGAAAAATATGAAAATGTTAAGGAAATTTATGACAATATTAAAAAATCTATATTAGAAATAATTGGAATTTCTAGTATAGATGAGTTTAAAAAAATTATTGAAAAAAATGAAAACATTTGATTAAATGCCACAAGTTTTGTGATAAAAATCATGAATCTATATAATGGAGATAAAGTAATTTGTAATATTCTATCAACAAGAGCAAAAAATAAGTTTACCTATGGTAGAGCAATTATAAATTATTTCTTTAAAAAGGTAAAATACAACGAATTTAACGAATTTAGACACTATTATAATTATTTTTTGACTGTCAATCTTATTGAAGAATTCAAGAAACATAATATCGAAATGAATGGCGATAAATTAACTTATTTAATTGAAGAGAAGCTTTTTCATGATGATGAAAACAATAATGAAGATGAAACCGATGTTGAGAAGCAAGAATTTGATAATTCAGTAGAAAATGTTGATGAAGATGATGTAAAGGATGATATATTAATTGATAATAAACAAGGTTCATATAAATTCGGCGCATCACATGAGGACAAATTTTTAATTAAACATGATATTGATGAAGATAAAGAAGAGTCAGATGATGAAATGGAAATAGTTGATCAAATAGAATATCCGGATCATGTTCATGAATATGCAAACATTCTAGGAAAACATAAAAATATCATTCTAAGCGGTGCTCCAGGAATTGGCAAAACTTATTTAGCAAAGCAGATAGCCCACTGTTTTAATAAAAATGATAAGTTGTCAAAGCGTAGCATTAATCAAGTCAAATTAGTTCAATTTCATCCAAGTTATGACTATAGCAATTTTATTCAAGGAATTATGCCAAATAAATCAGGAGGTTTTGAACTTCGTAATGGAATATTCAAGAAATTTATTGACAAGGCAAAAGATGATTTAGACAACAATTATATTTTTATTATTGATGAAATTAACCGTGGAGAAATTTCTAAAATCTTTGGTGAATTATTTTTCTTAATTGAAAAGGATTATCGTGGTGAACATTGAGCTATTGATTCACAGTATTCATATCTTAGTGGTGAAAAGTTTTATATTCCGGAAAATGTTTATATTATCGGAACGATGAATGAAGTAGATCGTTCTATTGAAACACTAGATATAGCTATGCGTCGTAGATTTGCCTTTATTAATATTGATGCCGAAACATCAGCAAAATGAATGTTAAAATCTGATGAAATAATTAATTTCATGACAACTGTTAATAATAAAATTGAAGAAAAATTGTCAGAAGAGTATAAACTAGGAGCTAGTTATTTTCTAGGCTTGGATAGCGGAAATGAAAGCAAAGAAGAACTATGAAATTTAAAAATTAAGCCTCTTTTAAAAGAGTGTTCATTAATTACTAGTGATATTGAAGAGGTTGAGAAGATATTTTTGGAAGATAATGAATAA
- a CDS encoding variable surface lipoprotein, with protein sequence MKKNRKIWISLAAFAAPIVLPLVAASCNNGEKSKDPNPKNPNPKDPIVEDPGKGERNEYANVPKSLLESVKNNFGILYSEKLINEKANVTSKSVLDKLLQKPTDLVEISKILAPYAYVNFDNINTSKFKYELNTKKSKATSGVLHLIFKVTPLSGDTSISFDREFDLINFQKDLTNTNTHEIAGMVFSETVTTSGEEITGPMLVHGLKALTSKSPSEQLAYLRKYITISGNWDESTYDLNLHPEYIHDHGLTNVHMKVSFKAKNESKWKESIFFVYGFDAKNKSDVFGLKTNEKSKRITSTDLLVKIKNANTWDEQFAILREYFTVNESDSFKYYDYEINKEKSIIPNEESADKKNQTMEPDNKSLNLIVNKIDKFDKSKKTEINFEIRGLGVIKSIGYLEFEDIGYGNEEFAGYIYNVKYSDLKKFLDSEGFKKLNSKKQITEFLTKVNEGIDSEESKLPARIAEDLVSKYDMKLHPEFTVKAGLLYGYPIHIATFTFEITDKTTNKTSIEKIEVSGFDFTKEKDKLKLS encoded by the coding sequence ATGAAAAAAAATCGCAAAATATGAATATCATTGGCTGCATTTGCTGCCCCAATTGTACTTCCGTTAGTGGCAGCATCATGCAACAATGGAGAAAAATCTAAAGATCCAAATCCCAAAAATCCTAATCCTAAAGACCCTATAGTAGAAGATCCGGGTAAGGGCGAAAGAAATGAATATGCAAATGTTCCAAAAAGTTTGCTTGAGAGCGTTAAAAATAACTTCGGAATCTTATATTCAGAAAAACTAATTAATGAAAAAGCAAACGTTACAAGCAAATCAGTTTTAGATAAACTTCTTCAAAAACCTACTGATTTAGTAGAGATATCGAAAATTCTTGCACCATATGCCTATGTAAATTTTGATAACATTAATACTTCTAAATTTAAGTATGAATTAAATACTAAAAAATCCAAAGCAACTTCTGGAGTACTTCATTTAATATTTAAGGTTACTCCTCTATCAGGAGATACATCTATTTCCTTTGATCGCGAATTTGATTTAATTAACTTTCAAAAAGACTTAACGAACACCAACACCCATGAAATTGCTGGAATGGTATTTTCTGAAACTGTAACTACTTCTGGTGAAGAGATTACTGGACCAATGCTTGTACATGGACTTAAAGCTTTAACTTCTAAATCGCCTAGTGAACAACTTGCTTATTTAAGAAAATACATTACCATATCAGGTAACTGAGATGAATCTACTTATGATCTTAATCTGCATCCAGAATACATTCATGATCATGGTTTAACAAATGTGCATATGAAAGTGTCATTTAAAGCTAAAAATGAAAGCAAATGAAAAGAAAGTATTTTCTTTGTATATGGTTTTGACGCTAAAAATAAAAGTGATGTTTTTGGTTTAAAAACTAATGAAAAATCAAAGCGAATTACTTCAACAGATTTACTGGTTAAAATTAAAAATGCTAACACTTGAGATGAACAATTTGCTATCCTTAGAGAGTATTTTACAGTTAATGAAAGCGACAGTTTTAAATACTATGACTATGAAATTAATAAAGAGAAATCAATAATTCCTAATGAAGAATCAGCAGACAAAAAGAATCAAACAATGGAACCTGATAATAAATCACTTAATTTAATTGTTAATAAAATTGATAAATTTGATAAGAGTAAGAAGACTGAAATTAACTTTGAAATTAGAGGATTAGGAGTTATTAAAAGTATTGGATATTTAGAATTTGAAGATATTGGTTATGGTAATGAAGAATTTGCTGGTTACATTTATAATGTTAAATATTCAGACTTAAAGAAATTCCTCGACTCAGAAGGATTTAAAAAATTAAATAGTAAAAAACAAATTACAGAATTCCTAACAAAAGTTAACGAGGGAATTGATTCTGAAGAAAGCAAATTACCTGCTAGAATTGCTGAAGATTTAGTATCAAAATATGATATGAAATTACATCCAGAATTTACCGTTAAGGCGGGATTGTTGTATGGTTATCCAATTCATATAGCCACTTTCACTTTTGAAATAACTGATAAAACAACAAATAAAACTTCAATAGAAAAAATTGAAGTTTCAGGATTCGATTTTACTAAAGAAAAAGATAAACTGAAACTTAGCTAA
- the tsf gene encoding translation elongation factor Ts has product MSVDLKKIKELRDRTNSGFLDCKNALEATNNDVEKAIDWLKEKGILKAAKKAGRIAADGIVKEFVKDNVAIMFELNCETDFVAKNEMFIELADKITNALLKEKFESAEDLKDLKIDGLTIEEHCNELTAKIGEKVAFRRATRFEAKDGEVVAGYTHANNKVASILIAKGSNQEALRQLAMHVAALNPAHIFESCLPKGELTMIHKKIDSDPKLLNKPEKIQNSIKAGMLRKEMVEKGVLVFQPFVMDESKTVAQFLEDSKLELIYSKRFEVGEGIEKNVVDFAAEVAEQMKQ; this is encoded by the coding sequence ATGTCTGTAGATTTAAAGAAAATTAAGGAACTAAGAGATCGAACTAACTCAGGATTTTTAGATTGTAAAAACGCCTTAGAAGCAACTAATAATGACGTTGAAAAAGCAATTGACTGACTAAAAGAAAAAGGAATTCTAAAAGCTGCTAAAAAAGCTGGTAGAATCGCCGCTGATGGAATTGTTAAGGAATTTGTTAAAGATAACGTTGCTATCATGTTCGAACTTAACTGTGAAACTGACTTTGTCGCTAAAAATGAAATGTTTATTGAATTAGCTGACAAAATCACTAACGCATTACTAAAAGAAAAATTCGAAAGTGCTGAAGATCTAAAAGATCTAAAAATTGATGGGCTAACTATTGAAGAGCATTGCAACGAATTAACAGCTAAAATTGGTGAAAAAGTTGCCTTTAGAAGAGCAACTAGATTTGAAGCCAAAGATGGTGAGGTTGTCGCTGGATATACTCATGCTAACAATAAAGTTGCTTCAATTCTAATTGCTAAGGGAAGCAACCAAGAAGCACTAAGACAACTAGCAATGCACGTTGCTGCTCTTAACCCAGCTCACATTTTTGAATCATGTCTACCAAAAGGTGAACTAACAATGATTCACAAAAAAATTGATAGTGATCCAAAACTTTTAAACAAACCAGAAAAAATTCAAAACTCAATAAAGGCTGGAATGCTGAGAAAAGAAATGGTTGAAAAAGGTGTTTTAGTATTTCAACCATTTGTTATGGACGAATCAAAAACAGTTGCTCAATTTCTTGAAGATAGCAAACTTGAACTAATTTACTCAAAGAGATTTGAAGTTGGTGAAGGTATTGAAAAAAATGTTGTTGACTTCGCTGCTGAAGTTGCTGAGCAAATGAAACAATAG